One Salmo trutta chromosome 19, fSalTru1.1, whole genome shotgun sequence genomic window carries:
- the med31 gene encoding mediator of RNA polymerase II transcription subunit 31: protein MAGVMESEEQARNRFQSELEFIQCLANPNYLNFLAQRGYLREKPFVNYLKYLLYWKEPEYAKFLKYPHCLHMLELLQYEHFRKELVNAQCAKFIDEQQLLHWQHYSRKRTRLQQALAEQQQQQQLPHGNATAK, encoded by the exons ATGGCAGGCGTCATGGAATCAG AGGAGCAGGCAAGGAACCGCTTTCAATCAGAGCTGGAGTTCATCCAATGCTTGGCCAATCCGAATTATCTGAACT TTCTGGCTCAGAGGGGTTACCTGCGAGAAAAACCCTTTGTGAACTACCTGAAgtacctactgtactggaagGAGCCTGAATATGCCAAATTCCTGAA ATACCCCCACTGCCTGCACATGCTGGAGCTGCTTCAGTACGAGCACTTCAGGAAGGAGCTTGTGAATGCGCAATGTGCCAAGTTCATTGACGAGCAGCAATTACTGCACTGGCAGCACTATTCCCGGAAACGCACCCGTCTGCAGCAGGCTCTGGcagagcaacagcagcagcaacagctgCCTCATGGCAATGCTACTgctaaatga
- the LOC115154392 gene encoding flavin-containing monooxygenase FMO GS-OX4 encodes MSSDRTERMRQLRVAVVGAGAAGLCAARHILSRPDTFAPPVVYELTEHVGGTWFYEERTGSYDNGLPIHSSMYRDLRTNLPKEVMMFPDFPFDPQLPSFLPHQEVQKYLERYCQSHCITPHIRFSTVVDEVSPVVTEGKGPMTTWEVTSRDKSGSRNTETFDSVFICSGHYSDPHIPSIPGLERFKGKVIHSHSYRHPEPFSGQSVVVLGAGASGLDISLELGRSNAQVTLSHGKPTLPFPLPYGVHQATPVEEIQEDGSLRFLDGSITQAQVLLLCTGYNFSYPFLEPARLGLEVQEHLVTPLYRFLMPPAFPSLFIIGICKIICPFPHFHCQVQFALAVLEGSVALPSRSEMEEEAQGEMARKVERGVQLRHMLKMDKEQWGYAQTLAQTGRFPPLPPVTQSLYEEVWRQRQVHPQNYRQLNYRLVSDTQWEQQELHVGE; translated from the exons ATGTCCTCGGACAGGACCGAGAGGATGCGGCAGCTGCGAGTCGCGGTGGTGGGCGCGGGAGCTGCAGGTCTGTGTGCCGCACGTCACATCTTGTCCCGCCCAGACACCTTCGCCCCACCCGTCGTCTACGAGCTCACGGAACACGTGGGTGGCACATGGTTCTACGAGGAACGCACTGGTAGCTATGACAACGGGCTGCCCATTCACAGCAGCATGTACAGAGACCTCAG GACCAACCTGCCCAAGGAAGTCATGATGTTCCCTGACTTCCCCTTTGACCCCCAGCTGCCCTCCTTCCTGCCACACCAGGAAGTGCAGAAGTATCTGGAGAGATACTGCCAGAGCCATTGCATCACACCACATATTAGG TTCAGCACTGTGGTGGATGAGGTGAGCCCTGTGGTGACGGAGGGTAAAGGACCAATGACGACGTGGGAGGTGACGTCACGTGACAAGTCTGGATCACGGAACACTGAAACTTTTGATTCCGTGTTCATCTGCAGCGG GCACTACTCTGACCCCCACATCCCATCCATCCCTGGGCTAGAGCGATTTAAAG gcaaAGTGATCCACAGTCACTCATACCGCCACCCAGAGCCCTTCTCAGGTCAGTCAGTGGTGGTGCTGGGCGCTGGGGCCTCAGGACTTGACATCTCACTAGAACTGGGTCGATCCAACGCCCAGGTGACTCTGAGCCACGGTAAGCCCACCCTGCCCTTTCCTCTGCCTTATGGAGTCCACCAGGCCACCCCTGTGGAGGAGATCCAGGAGGATGGGTCTCTGCGGTTCCTGGATGGGTCCATTACCCAGGCCCAGGTCCTGCTGCTCTGCACGGGCTACAACTTCAGCTACCCCTTCCTGGAGCCAGCCCGATTGGGCCTGGAGGTTCAGGAGCACCTGGTAACCCCGCTCTACAGGTTCCTGATGCCCCCAGCATTCCCCTCACTCTTCATCATAGGCATCTGTAAAATAATCTGCCCCTTCCCCCACTTCCACTGCCAG gTCCAGTTTGCCCTGGCAGTGCTGGAGGGCTCGGTGGCCCTGCCATCGCGGTCTGAGATGGAAGAGGAGGCCCAGGGAGAGATGGCGAGGAAGGTGGAGAGGGGGGTGCAGCTCAGACACATGCTGAAGATGGACAAGGAACAGTGGGGTTATGCCCAGACCTTAGCTCAGACTGGGAGGTTCCCCCCTCTACCCCCAGTCACACAGAGCCTGTATGAGGAGGTATGGAGGCAGAGACAGGTTCACCCACAGAACTACCGGCAGCTGAACTATCGACTCGTCAGTGACACACAGTGGGAGCAACAGGAACTGCATGTTGGtgaatga